From Candidatus Binataceae bacterium, a single genomic window includes:
- a CDS encoding nucleoside hydrolase has translation MLVHLDTDIGGDTDDVFALAMLLRSPEVEIAGISTSTEIGGKRAAMARYVMRLANNNTIPVAAGAEGKLGSSPWPIQPELPAERLFWPDGLDPVQGRPGEVIDLLDANIARAATVIAIGPLTNLATYEAIRPGRLATVPVFICGGWINFARNGFPQWSSEVDYNIQQDQEASRLVISRCAPTLIPISITAEVFLREPDLPRLEAEGPLGRLIAHQAKLQAGFEKKQEYGRQFSLLPDDLLNFHYDPLTCAAAVGWDGIDMCDLSIALDYRDGFILMRRDPNGVPVRFATAVDGTRFNRYWLDVVTARS, from the coding sequence ATGCTCGTACACCTCGACACCGATATCGGCGGCGACACTGATGATGTGTTTGCCCTCGCGATGCTGCTGCGATCGCCCGAGGTCGAGATTGCGGGCATTTCGACCAGCACCGAGATCGGCGGGAAGCGTGCCGCGATGGCGCGATACGTGATGCGTTTGGCGAACAATAATACTATTCCGGTTGCAGCAGGCGCCGAGGGGAAGCTCGGCTCTTCTCCGTGGCCAATCCAGCCGGAGCTCCCGGCGGAGCGGCTGTTCTGGCCCGATGGACTTGACCCAGTGCAGGGGAGACCCGGCGAGGTGATCGATCTCCTCGATGCGAACATCGCCAGAGCTGCAACGGTAATCGCAATCGGCCCGCTGACGAATCTAGCTACTTACGAAGCGATTCGTCCGGGGCGACTCGCTACGGTTCCCGTGTTCATTTGTGGAGGCTGGATCAACTTCGCACGCAACGGGTTTCCCCAATGGAGTTCGGAAGTCGATTACAACATCCAGCAAGACCAGGAAGCTTCTCGGCTGGTCATCAGCCGATGCGCGCCGACGCTCATCCCGATTTCCATCACCGCCGAGGTATTTCTGCGCGAACCCGATCTGCCGAGACTCGAAGCCGAAGGTCCGCTCGGCCGGCTGATCGCTCATCAGGCGAAATTGCAAGCGGGATTTGAGAAGAAGCAGGAATACGGACGGCAGTTTTCGCTGCTCCCAGATGACCTGCTCAACTTTCACTATGATCCGTTGACTTGCGCGGCGGCAGTCGGGTGGGACGGAATCGATATGTGCGATCTCTCCATCGCGTTGGACTACCGGGACGGCTTTATTTTGATGCGTCGCGATCCGAACGGAGTGCCGGTTCGATTCGCTACGGCGGTGGATGGGACTCGATTCAATCGCTATTGGCTCGATGTGGTGACAGCGCGAAGCTGA